One stretch of Pseudomonas azotoformans DNA includes these proteins:
- a CDS encoding aldehyde dehydrogenase family protein: MSDIPLLPHVEAFLRRPHGLFIEGVNVRSHSSQTLAVTNPATGEVIAQVADADLADIDAAVDSANRGFQLWSQAAPATRGNVLLKLADLLERNREELAQIETCQSGKIIQIARAFEVDQAAHFLRYYAGWATKISGQTLTPSLPSFNGERYTAFTLREPVGVVVGIVPWNFSTMIAIWKLASALVTGCSIIIKPSEFTPLTILRIAELAIEAGLPAGVLNVLTGGGHVGKGLVEHPGTHKVSFTGSVPTGIAVGRSAMGAGLTRATLELGGKNAAGFLRDMDVDKAVDGIIEAGFLHSGQICAAAERFFVHRSQLDAVLEKLSQRLSRLTIGSPLDERTEFGPVTHHQHQLKLLGYFSQARAENNRIIHGGKLIDRPGCYVEPTVILANSINDTLLNEETFGPIATFLPYDSEDELLALMNNGPFGLSASLWTNDLGKALRMVPAIRAGTLWVNMHTLLDPAVPFGGNRSSGVGREFGSAFIEDYTELKSVMIRY, from the coding sequence ATGAGTGATATCCCGCTGCTGCCTCACGTCGAAGCGTTTTTACGTCGACCCCATGGGCTGTTCATCGAAGGCGTCAACGTCCGCAGCCATTCCAGCCAGACGCTGGCGGTGACCAATCCGGCCACCGGTGAGGTGATCGCCCAGGTCGCCGATGCCGATCTGGCGGATATCGATGCGGCCGTAGACTCCGCCAACCGGGGCTTCCAGTTGTGGTCCCAGGCTGCGCCGGCGACACGCGGCAATGTGCTGCTCAAGCTCGCCGACCTGCTGGAACGCAACCGCGAAGAACTGGCGCAGATCGAGACCTGCCAGTCCGGCAAGATCATCCAGATTGCCCGTGCGTTCGAGGTCGACCAGGCCGCGCATTTCCTGCGTTACTACGCAGGCTGGGCGACCAAGATCAGCGGCCAGACGCTCACCCCGTCGCTGCCCTCGTTCAATGGCGAACGCTACACCGCGTTCACCCTGCGCGAACCGGTGGGCGTGGTGGTGGGCATTGTGCCGTGGAATTTCTCGACCATGATCGCCATATGGAAACTCGCCTCGGCACTGGTGACCGGCTGCAGCATCATCATCAAGCCCAGCGAATTCACGCCGCTGACGATCCTGCGCATCGCCGAACTGGCCATCGAAGCCGGGTTGCCAGCGGGTGTGCTCAACGTGTTGACGGGCGGCGGCCACGTCGGCAAAGGCCTGGTGGAACACCCCGGCACGCACAAGGTGTCCTTCACCGGTTCGGTGCCCACCGGCATCGCCGTGGGCCGCAGCGCCATGGGCGCCGGCCTCACCCGCGCGACCCTGGAACTGGGCGGCAAGAACGCCGCCGGCTTCCTGCGCGACATGGACGTAGACAAAGCGGTGGACGGCATCATCGAAGCCGGTTTTTTGCATTCCGGGCAAATCTGCGCGGCGGCCGAACGATTCTTCGTGCACCGCTCGCAGCTCGACGCAGTGCTGGAAAAACTCAGCCAGCGCCTCAGCCGCCTCACCATCGGCTCACCGCTGGACGAACGCACCGAATTCGGCCCGGTTACCCACCATCAGCATCAACTCAAACTGCTCGGCTATTTCAGCCAGGCCCGCGCCGAAAACAACCGGATCATCCACGGCGGCAAACTCATCGACCGCCCCGGCTGCTACGTCGAACCCACGGTGATCCTCGCCAACAGCATCAACGACACCCTGCTCAACGAAGAAACCTTCGGCCCCATCGCTACCTTCCTGCCCTACGACAGTGAAGACGAGCTGCTCGCGCTGATGAACAACGGCCCCTTCGGCCTCAGCGCCAGCCTGTGGACCAATGACTTGGGCAAGGCCCTGCGCATGGTGCCGGCGATCAGGGCCGGCACGTTGTGGGTGAACATGCACACACTGCTCGACCCAGCAGTGCCGTTTGGCGGCAATCGCTCTTCGGGGGTTGGTCGGGAGTTTGGCAGTGCATTCATCGAGGATTACACCGAGCTCAAGTCGGTGATGATTCGGTACTGA
- a CDS encoding RidA family protein, with protein MQRKVINPTTVFNALQYGFSQAMEVPQGRRIMLSGQVGVDADERTVGPGIAQQTAAALDNIEKVLAEAGGDLSHVIMLRLYIVESARDQQEPIAQALRERFPQDPPPSSWIIVSGLSLPDWLIEIEAEAVVPFSTESSPT; from the coding sequence ATGCAACGGAAGGTCATTAATCCCACAACGGTATTCAACGCCCTGCAATACGGCTTCAGCCAGGCCATGGAAGTGCCGCAAGGCCGGCGCATCATGCTGTCCGGCCAGGTCGGTGTGGATGCTGACGAGCGCACCGTCGGCCCGGGTATTGCGCAACAGACCGCCGCCGCTTTGGACAACATCGAAAAGGTGCTGGCCGAGGCCGGCGGTGATCTGTCCCATGTGATCATGTTGCGGCTGTACATCGTCGAGTCCGCCCGTGACCAGCAGGAGCCGATCGCGCAAGCGCTGCGCGAGCGCTTCCCGCAGGACCCGCCGCCGTCTTCGTGGATTATCGTCAGCGGGTTGTCGTTGCCGGATTGGTTGATCGAGATCGAGGCGGAGGCGGTTGTTCCGTTCAGTACCGAATCATCACCGACTTGA
- a CDS encoding pyridoxamine 5'-phosphate oxidase family protein translates to MNLIEQSPWHAGERLMQEAVGVAERMAVVGPKVIRDHLPEQHRDFYPLLPYLMLGVVDEQGIPWATMLEGAPGFAHSPDPQTLQVDSLPSATDPARNALRQGAAVGLLGIDLNTRRRNRMNGRIEALDHEGFSVNVVHTFGNCPKYIQLRPVDAVARKPGSVAERSSSLDDAAQALIRNADTFFVASYVEVDGQRSVDVSHRGGNTGFVRVEGNVLTIPDFAGNLFFNTLGNLQVNPVAGLLFIDFESGDVLQVAGRTSLILDGPEVALFEGAQRLWTVTVEHVVRRPAALALRWQFAEFSPFSLAMGSW, encoded by the coding sequence ATGAACCTGATCGAACAATCTCCCTGGCATGCCGGTGAACGGCTCATGCAAGAAGCTGTGGGCGTCGCCGAGCGCATGGCCGTGGTCGGGCCCAAGGTGATCCGTGATCACTTGCCCGAGCAGCATCGGGATTTCTACCCCTTGTTGCCCTACCTGATGTTGGGTGTGGTGGACGAGCAAGGCATTCCCTGGGCGACGATGCTTGAAGGTGCGCCGGGCTTTGCCCACTCGCCGGACCCACAGACCTTGCAGGTTGATAGCTTGCCATCCGCGACCGACCCTGCCCGCAATGCCTTGCGTCAGGGGGCAGCCGTCGGCCTGCTGGGGATCGACCTCAACACCCGCCGCCGTAACCGCATGAACGGGCGTATTGAAGCGCTTGATCACGAAGGTTTTTCGGTCAATGTGGTGCACACGTTCGGCAATTGCCCCAAGTACATTCAACTGCGGCCGGTAGATGCCGTCGCACGCAAACCCGGTAGCGTGGCCGAACGTTCCAGCAGCCTGGATGACGCGGCCCAAGCGCTGATCCGCAACGCCGACACCTTCTTCGTCGCCAGCTATGTCGAGGTGGATGGCCAGCGCTCGGTGGACGTTTCCCATCGCGGCGGCAATACGGGTTTTGTACGGGTCGAAGGCAACGTGCTGACCATCCCTGACTTTGCCGGCAACCTGTTCTTCAACACCTTGGGTAATTTGCAGGTGAACCCGGTGGCGGGGTTGTTGTTTATCGATTTTGAATCGGGGGATGTGCTGCAGGTGGCTGGGCGTACTTCACTGATCCTCGACGGCCCTGAAGTGGCGCTGTTCGAGGGCGCCCAGCGCTTGTGGACGGTCACCGTGGAACATGTCGTACGCCGCCCGGCGGCGTTGGCGTTGCGGTGGCAGTTCGCGGAGTTTTCGCCGTTCAGTCTGGCGATGGGGAGTTGGTAG
- a CDS encoding LysR family transcriptional regulator, with translation MERYRDMQLFAALAGHSSLAGAARSVQVSGPTLVRAVARLEARLRVRLLERSTRGVSLTDAGNAYLADCVRLLAAVDAAEASAKGLHVQAQGNLRVFLPFLFSRYVMAPVLANYLDRYPEVSLAAHYHDYYPNLHEEGLDVAILVGELPDSSLIARAVGQVRPILCASPGYLAIHGEPQCPADLKQHRLIASADQVHWDFQGYQLKARARLGCATVQGAINAAVHGAGVIRCLSYPVHEHLQNGQLRRLLPGFEQPPLPVHVVYRQGRNAPMRVRSFVDHCVAALREHPAFQLA, from the coding sequence ATGGAGCGCTATCGCGATATGCAACTGTTCGCCGCACTGGCCGGGCACTCGAGCCTGGCCGGCGCGGCGCGCAGTGTGCAGGTGTCCGGGCCGACCCTGGTCCGTGCGGTGGCCCGCCTGGAAGCGCGGCTACGCGTGCGGTTGCTTGAGCGCAGCACGCGCGGCGTGAGCCTGACCGACGCTGGCAACGCGTACCTGGCCGATTGCGTGCGCCTGCTCGCCGCCGTGGATGCCGCCGAAGCCTCGGCCAAAGGCTTGCATGTGCAGGCCCAGGGCAACCTGCGGGTGTTTTTGCCCTTTCTGTTCAGCCGCTATGTGATGGCGCCGGTGTTGGCCAACTACCTGGACCGTTATCCCGAGGTGAGCCTCGCGGCGCATTACCACGACTATTATCCAAACCTGCACGAAGAAGGGCTGGACGTGGCGATCCTCGTCGGTGAACTGCCCGACTCGTCGTTGATCGCCCGGGCGGTGGGGCAGGTGCGGCCTATCCTTTGCGCCAGTCCCGGCTATCTGGCGATTCACGGCGAACCCCAGTGCCCGGCGGATCTCAAGCAGCATCGGCTGATCGCCAGTGCCGATCAGGTGCATTGGGATTTCCAGGGCTATCAACTCAAGGCCCGTGCCCGCCTTGGCTGCGCCACGGTGCAGGGCGCGATCAATGCGGCGGTGCATGGCGCGGGGGTGATTCGCTGCCTGAGTTACCCGGTCCACGAGCATCTGCAGAATGGGCAATTGCGCCGCCTGTTGCCGGGTTTTGAACAGCCGCCATTGCCCGTGCACGTGGTGTATCGCCAAGGCCGCAACGCACCGATGCGCGTGCGCAGCTTTGTCGACCACTGCGTGGCGGCGCTGCGTGAACACCCGGCATTTCAGCTGGCGTAA
- a CDS encoding LysR family transcriptional regulator, with amino-acid sequence MDRFHEMQVFLAVAEEEGFAAAARRLNTSPPSVTRAIAAMEERIGTQLLARTTRSLHLTEAGQRYLEDCRRILAELDEAEEAAVGSYSIPCGHLTVTAPVLFGELYVAPVLGDYLDRFPLVNINALLVDRVVNLVDEGVDVAVRIGHLHEPGQQAIKVGEVRRVVCASPAYLDLHGRPEHPSQLREAKIATSSSSQLVSGWEFVDAGQPLTVPIEPRLVVTANNAAINLARLGWGMTRVLSYQVATAVAAGELEIVLEAYEAEPLPIQVVFQKSSRVPAKINTFVDFLSHRLGQDTALNPAMKRRG; translated from the coding sequence ATGGATCGATTTCATGAAATGCAGGTGTTCCTGGCGGTGGCCGAGGAGGAGGGCTTTGCCGCCGCCGCACGCCGCCTGAACACCTCGCCGCCCAGCGTCACGCGGGCTATCGCCGCCATGGAGGAGCGCATCGGTACCCAACTGCTGGCGCGCACCACCCGCAGCTTGCACCTGACCGAAGCCGGCCAGCGTTACCTGGAAGATTGCCGGCGCATCCTGGCGGAGCTCGATGAAGCCGAGGAAGCGGCGGTGGGCAGTTACTCCATCCCCTGCGGTCACCTGACGGTCACCGCGCCGGTGCTGTTCGGCGAGCTGTATGTGGCGCCGGTGCTGGGGGACTACCTGGACCGCTTTCCGTTGGTGAACATCAATGCGTTGCTGGTCGACCGCGTGGTCAATCTGGTCGACGAGGGCGTCGATGTAGCGGTGCGTATCGGCCATCTGCACGAGCCGGGGCAGCAGGCGATCAAGGTCGGCGAAGTGCGCCGGGTGGTGTGCGCGTCGCCGGCCTATCTTGACCTGCATGGGCGGCCGGAGCATCCGTCGCAGCTGCGTGAGGCCAAGATCGCCACGTCATCGTCGAGCCAACTGGTGAGTGGCTGGGAGTTTGTCGACGCCGGCCAACCCTTGACCGTGCCCATCGAACCGCGTCTGGTGGTCACGGCGAACAATGCCGCGATCAACCTGGCGCGCCTGGGCTGGGGCATGACGCGGGTGTTGTCCTACCAGGTCGCAACGGCTGTAGCGGCAGGCGAGCTGGAGATTGTCCTTGAGGCGTATGAGGCCGAACCGTTGCCGATCCAGGTAGTGTTCCAGAAAAGCAGCCGCGTGCCGGCCAAGATCAATACCTTTGTCGACTTCCTCAGCCATCGCCTGGGCCAGGACACCGCCCTGAACCCGGCGATGAAGCGGCGCGGTTGA
- a CDS encoding glutathione S-transferase family protein — protein MIKLYGFPLSGHSHRVELMLSLLGLPVEYNLVDLKQGAHKAPDYLATINSFGQVPAIDDNGVVLADSNAILVYLANTYGKGQWLPGDAVGQARVQRWLSAAAGQLSAGPASARLATVFGAEVDTVAAIARSHALLKLVEAQLSQSRFLAGEQPSIADIAFYTYVAHAPEGNVSLADYPQVRAWLASIEALQGFVGMPRTAVGLQSH, from the coding sequence ATGATCAAACTCTATGGTTTCCCGTTGTCCGGCCACTCCCACCGCGTGGAGTTGATGCTGTCCCTGCTGGGCCTGCCGGTGGAGTACAACCTGGTGGACCTCAAGCAGGGTGCCCACAAGGCCCCCGACTATCTGGCCACGATCAACAGCTTCGGCCAGGTGCCGGCGATTGATGACAACGGTGTGGTGCTGGCCGACTCCAACGCGATTCTGGTTTACCTGGCGAACACCTACGGCAAGGGCCAGTGGCTGCCGGGTGACGCTGTGGGACAGGCGCGGGTGCAGCGCTGGCTCTCGGCGGCCGCCGGTCAACTGAGTGCCGGGCCTGCGTCCGCGCGGCTCGCCACCGTGTTTGGTGCCGAGGTCGATACCGTCGCCGCCATTGCTCGTTCCCATGCCCTGTTGAAGCTGGTGGAGGCACAACTGAGCCAGAGCCGTTTCCTGGCCGGCGAGCAGCCCTCTATTGCTGATATTGCGTTCTACACCTACGTGGCCCACGCACCGGAAGGCAATGTGTCGCTGGCCGACTACCCTCAGGTGCGCGCCTGGCTCGCCAGCATCGAAGCGCTGCAGGGGTTTGTCGGCATGCCACGCACAGCGGTGGGCTTGCAATCCCATTAA
- a CDS encoding ABC transporter permease: MNYQNLTALDMGIAASLILINGALSLLLRLGLGRQLLWAAVRTVVQLLAIGYLLGWVFEFAYWYVVLPLMCAMTLIAGLSAAGRGRRTYRGQRVDSILSVWGSSWLVTAVGLFAVIRTHPWYEPQYAIPILGMILGNTLTGVSLGIERMTQELTSGRNTIEMILALGGSRWEAAQEAIRQAVRAGMIPTLNQMTVVGIVSLPGMMTGQVLAGESPVDAVRYQIVIMFLIAASSALGTVGAVLLTYRRLFSVSHRFLRDRLEER, encoded by the coding sequence ATGAACTATCAAAATCTCACCGCGCTGGACATGGGCATTGCCGCTTCGCTGATCCTGATCAATGGCGCGCTGTCGCTGCTGTTGCGCCTGGGCCTGGGCCGCCAATTACTGTGGGCGGCGGTGCGCACCGTGGTGCAACTGCTGGCCATCGGTTACCTGTTGGGCTGGGTGTTCGAGTTCGCCTATTGGTACGTGGTGCTGCCGCTGATGTGCGCCATGACCCTGATCGCCGGCCTCTCCGCCGCCGGGCGTGGGCGGCGGACGTACCGGGGCCAGCGGGTCGACAGCATCCTGTCGGTGTGGGGCAGTTCGTGGCTGGTCACCGCAGTGGGCCTGTTTGCGGTGATCCGCACCCACCCCTGGTACGAGCCGCAGTACGCGATCCCGATCCTCGGCATGATCCTCGGCAACACCTTGACCGGCGTCTCCCTGGGCATCGAGCGCATGACCCAGGAACTCACCTCGGGGCGCAACACCATCGAGATGATCCTGGCTCTCGGCGGCTCACGCTGGGAGGCCGCGCAGGAAGCCATCCGCCAGGCGGTGCGTGCGGGGATGATCCCGACGCTGAACCAGATGACAGTGGTCGGCATCGTCAGCCTGCCCGGCATGATGACCGGGCAGGTGCTGGCGGGGGAGAGCCCGGTGGACGCGGTGCGGTATCAGATCGTGATCATGTTCCTGATTGCCGCATCGTCGGCGTTGGGCACGGTGGGGGCGGTGCTGCTGACCTATCGGCGGTTGTTTTCGGTGAGTCATCGGTTCCTGAGGGACAGGCTCGAGGAGCGCTGA
- a CDS encoding ABC transporter ATP-binding protein, with translation MSALIETRALTRLDERRQVPLLQPTDFSLQAGDRVSITGSSGSGKSVFLRALALLDAPTSGQVLWNGQPIGNAQIPHYRCHISYLSQRPALLDGTVEDNLRFPFSLNTSRKRSFDLGAVTALLGHAGKTPDFLAKRAADLSGGESQVVSLIRTLQLNPEVLLLDEPTAALDPTSSREVEALIDAWFAGDRSRACIWVSHDLDQARRMSDIHLQMSAGVLSGAAQP, from the coding sequence ATGAGCGCACTGATCGAAACCCGCGCCCTCACGCGCCTGGACGAGCGCCGCCAGGTGCCGTTGCTCCAGCCCACCGATTTCAGCCTGCAGGCCGGCGACCGGGTGTCGATCACCGGCTCATCCGGCTCCGGCAAAAGCGTGTTCCTGCGTGCGCTGGCGCTGCTGGACGCGCCCACGTCCGGGCAGGTCCTGTGGAACGGTCAGCCGATCGGCAACGCGCAGATTCCCCACTACCGCTGCCATATCAGCTACCTCTCCCAACGCCCGGCGCTGCTCGACGGCACGGTGGAAGACAACCTGCGCTTCCCCTTCAGCCTCAACACCTCGCGCAAGCGCAGCTTCGACCTGGGGGCGGTGACCGCACTGCTGGGCCACGCCGGCAAGACGCCGGACTTTCTGGCCAAGCGCGCCGCCGACCTGTCGGGCGGTGAGTCCCAGGTGGTTTCGCTGATCCGCACCCTGCAACTCAACCCCGAAGTGCTGTTGCTGGATGAGCCCACCGCCGCCCTCGATCCCACCTCGTCCCGCGAAGTGGAAGCGCTGATCGATGCCTGGTTTGCCGGTGATCGTTCCCGTGCCTGTATCTGGGTCTCCCACGACCTGGACCAGGCCCGGCGCATGAGTGACATCCACTTGCAGATGAGTGCGGGTGTGTTGAGTGGAGCGGCCCAGCCATGA
- a CDS encoding aldo/keto reductase encodes MQYRQLGHSGLLVSEIILGTVPFGGRAEFEQCGSVDVPQAKRMFDIAFDAGVNMVDTADLYSHGLAEEVVGQALGDKRNGILLATKGRSPVDNNPNNSGSSRYHLIRACEASLKRLGTDHIDLYQLHNWDGMTPIEETLEALRLLVGSGKIRYFGTSNFTAWQMMKTLGKAELHGMLKPITQQIYYTPESREAEYELLPLALDQSVGTLVWGPMGEGLLTGSTRRGRKPPANTRQGSGWPEPYVHDQERALDIIETLAAVGDEHGVSVARTCLAWLKDRPGITSLIIGARTEEHLRDNLAATELKLTQEQSSRIEAVTRRQPLYPYWHRFTAGIDRFDPAEQPFLAEHQKTMDARKDK; translated from the coding sequence ATGCAATACCGACAACTGGGCCATTCCGGCCTGCTGGTATCCGAAATCATCCTGGGCACCGTGCCCTTTGGCGGTCGCGCCGAGTTTGAGCAATGCGGATCGGTGGATGTGCCCCAGGCCAAACGCATGTTCGATATCGCGTTCGACGCGGGTGTGAACATGGTCGACACCGCCGACCTCTACTCCCACGGCCTGGCCGAAGAAGTCGTCGGCCAAGCCTTGGGAGATAAGCGCAACGGTATCCTGCTGGCCACCAAGGGCCGCAGCCCGGTGGACAACAACCCCAACAATTCCGGATCTTCGCGCTACCATCTGATTCGCGCGTGCGAAGCCAGCTTGAAACGCTTGGGCACCGACCACATCGACCTCTACCAACTGCACAACTGGGACGGCATGACCCCCATCGAGGAAACCCTCGAAGCGCTACGGCTGCTGGTGGGCTCGGGAAAAATCCGCTACTTCGGCACCAGCAATTTCACCGCCTGGCAGATGATGAAAACCCTGGGCAAGGCCGAACTGCACGGCATGCTCAAGCCCATCACCCAGCAGATCTACTACACCCCGGAATCCCGCGAAGCCGAGTACGAACTGCTGCCATTGGCGCTGGACCAGTCGGTAGGCACACTGGTGTGGGGCCCGATGGGCGAAGGCCTGTTGACCGGGTCGACCCGTCGTGGCCGCAAGCCGCCCGCCAACACCCGCCAGGGCAGCGGTTGGCCGGAACCCTATGTGCATGATCAGGAGCGGGCGCTCGATATCATCGAAACCCTTGCGGCGGTCGGTGATGAGCACGGTGTCTCGGTAGCCCGCACGTGCCTGGCATGGCTCAAGGATCGACCGGGGATCACTTCGCTGATCATCGGCGCTCGCACTGAAGAACACTTGCGCGACAACCTCGCTGCGACTGAGTTGAAACTGACCCAGGAACAATCTTCACGCATCGAAGCCGTGACGCGTCGCCAGCCGTTGTACCCCTACTGGCATCGCTTTACCGCCGGGATCGACCGCTTTGATCCGGCAGAGCAGCCGTTTTTGGCTGAGCATCAGAAGACCATGGATGCGCGCAAGGACAAGTAA
- a CDS encoding DUF1835 domain-containing protein yields MSQPFNTDGRLNLEQQRKRAKELLPRLKAQDPNATLSQAQWEIARQLGFSSWPKLKAHVDAIDFAARHPDFAASDEARTTHWRCGNDIAHSLQLAGFKGQFRMLTDPLCMGPVRDVPDAAFRAMRSAFISQAFAINEAEAAHRVADEYTQLEALANTEHNVLWCEADAYDQLFLICALAGLEQAPRKLELIEVDRIPGVQRFIGIGQLAPDVLAWLWPQRRLIEDDAVQLAKQAWTAYCDSSPAQWAQLAHGKHPVLPLLAPALLRQLQELPGRRDGLSLTERLALTYLAEAGPTPFGRVFAELMAKREPLPFLGDMMFHALLRPLIDSDAALITETDTHKDWPLRELRLTSFGHQVLSGDAYWLDHASHERWVGGVCLRAGRPHWTLGEDNVPVWRN; encoded by the coding sequence ATGTCCCAGCCCTTCAACACCGATGGCCGTCTCAACCTTGAGCAACAGCGCAAGCGCGCCAAGGAACTGCTGCCGCGCCTCAAAGCCCAAGACCCGAACGCTACCTTGTCCCAGGCCCAATGGGAAATCGCCAGGCAGCTGGGTTTCAGCAGTTGGCCGAAGCTCAAGGCCCATGTCGATGCCATCGACTTCGCCGCCCGCCACCCCGATTTTGCCGCCAGCGATGAAGCCCGCACCACCCACTGGCGCTGCGGTAACGATATTGCGCACAGCCTGCAACTGGCGGGGTTCAAAGGGCAGTTCCGGATGCTAACCGATCCCCTGTGCATGGGCCCGGTTCGCGACGTGCCCGACGCAGCATTTCGCGCAATGCGCAGCGCATTCATCAGCCAGGCCTTTGCCATCAACGAAGCCGAAGCCGCGCACCGCGTCGCCGATGAATATACGCAGCTTGAAGCCTTGGCGAACACCGAACACAACGTGTTGTGGTGCGAAGCGGATGCCTATGACCAACTGTTCCTGATATGCGCGTTGGCCGGCCTTGAGCAGGCCCCGCGCAAGCTGGAACTGATTGAGGTTGATCGCATTCCCGGCGTGCAACGGTTTATTGGTATCGGCCAGTTGGCCCCGGACGTGCTGGCCTGGCTTTGGCCGCAGCGTCGACTGATCGAAGATGACGCAGTGCAATTGGCCAAACAGGCCTGGACGGCGTATTGCGATAGCTCGCCTGCACAGTGGGCACAATTGGCCCACGGCAAGCATCCCGTCCTGCCCTTGCTGGCCCCGGCGTTGTTGCGCCAGTTGCAGGAACTGCCAGGTCGGCGTGACGGCTTATCGCTGACCGAGCGCCTGGCCCTGACGTACCTCGCCGAAGCCGGGCCAACCCCCTTCGGCCGTGTGTTTGCCGAGTTGATGGCCAAGCGCGAGCCACTGCCGTTCCTGGGAGACATGATGTTCCATGCGTTGTTGCGGCCCTTGATTGACAGCGATGCAGCCTTGATCACAGAGACCGATACGCACAAGGACTGGCCACTGCGCGAGTTGAGGCTCACGTCTTTCGGGCATCAAGTGCTGAGCGGCGACGCTTATTGGCTCGACCATGCCAGTCATGAGCGCTGGGTCGGCGGTGTATGCCTGAGAGCCGGTCGCCCGCATTGGACGCTAGGCGAAGACAACGTACCGGTCTGGCGTAACTGA
- a CDS encoding ANTAR domain-containing protein → MPNKALRLLIADADLMQRIKIEKMLNQLGYYRIAPLSSFDELQALTRSEGVAFDLLIIDTALVRSRQVNLLKYCNDNPLIRHTLIYDGQCAQSSRVSVSVSQTLHLSLSQSPDFNSLRRCMQIVDPAHDLPAAQRPTLRAVDTDGATPRASTLSIATRTTYQGDPAVVACAIGLSPKR, encoded by the coding sequence ATGCCCAATAAAGCGTTACGCCTGCTGATTGCCGATGCCGACCTTATGCAGCGGATCAAAATCGAGAAGATGCTCAACCAGCTGGGCTATTACCGCATTGCCCCACTGAGTTCGTTCGACGAGTTGCAAGCGTTGACGCGCTCCGAAGGCGTGGCGTTCGACCTGTTGATCATCGACACCGCACTGGTGCGCTCGCGACAGGTGAACCTGTTGAAGTACTGCAATGACAATCCGCTGATTCGCCATACGCTGATCTACGACGGGCAATGTGCGCAGAGTTCGCGGGTGTCGGTGTCGGTGAGCCAGACCCTGCACTTGTCGTTGTCGCAATCGCCGGACTTCAACTCGTTGCGTCGCTGCATGCAGATCGTCGACCCGGCTCATGACCTGCCGGCAGCGCAGAGACCGACGCTGCGCGCCGTTGATACAGACGGCGCGACACCCCGTGCGAGCACGCTCTCGATTGCCACGCGAACCACCTACCAGGGCGACCCGGCGGTGGTCGCGTGTGCCATCGGCTTGTCACCCAAGCGGTGA
- a CDS encoding fimbrial biogenesis chaperone codes for MLLLAGALLTLAPPAGAALTIEGTRLIYRGQDKGASIGVVNRAARDVVVQTWISGENEPAGGDVPFVTTEPLVRLGAGEHHALRILYAGEGLPTDRESLFWLNIMEIPLKSQDANSVQFAIRQRLKLFYRPPALQGGSAQAVQQLVWNTDGDTVTVNNPSAFHLSLVNVQTDSQTLSDYLLLKPHERKTLDAPGVLLKGTTLHFTEITDIGLQARHRAVLK; via the coding sequence ATGCTGCTGTTAGCCGGCGCACTGTTGACCCTCGCACCACCGGCCGGTGCGGCGCTGACGATCGAAGGCACGCGCCTGATCTACAGGGGTCAGGACAAAGGCGCCAGCATCGGCGTGGTCAACCGGGCCGCCCGCGATGTGGTGGTGCAGACGTGGATCAGCGGTGAGAACGAGCCCGCCGGCGGCGATGTGCCTTTTGTCACCACCGAGCCCCTGGTTCGCCTGGGCGCCGGCGAACATCACGCACTGCGCATCCTGTATGCCGGCGAAGGCCTGCCCACGGACCGCGAATCCTTGTTCTGGCTGAACATCATGGAGATCCCGCTCAAATCGCAAGACGCCAACAGCGTGCAATTTGCGATCCGTCAACGGCTCAAGTTGTTCTATCGCCCGCCTGCGCTCCAGGGCGGCTCGGCGCAAGCGGTACAGCAGTTGGTATGGAACACCGACGGGGATACGGTCACGGTCAACAACCCCAGCGCCTTCCACCTGTCACTGGTCAATGTGCAGACCGACAGCCAGACGCTCAGCGATTACCTGCTGCTCAAACCCCATGAGCGTAAAACCCTGGACGCGCCGGGCGTGCTGCTCAAAGGCACCACCCTCCACTTCACCGAAATCACCGATATCGGCTTGCAGGCCCGCCACCGTGCGGTGCTCAAGTGA